From Macaca fascicularis isolate 582-1 chromosome 14, T2T-MFA8v1.1, a single genomic window includes:
- the TCP11L1 gene encoding T-complex protein 11-like protein 1 isoform X2 — protein sequence MMGTLCAPARDEEVKKLKDIKEIVPLFREIFSVLDLMKVDMANFAISSIRPHLMQQSVEYERKKFQEILERQPNSLDFVTQWLEEASEDLMTQKYKHALPVGGAAAGSGDMPRLSPVAVQNYAYLKLLKWDHLQRPFPETVLMDQSRFHELQLQLEQLTVLGAVLLITFSMAAPGISSQADFAEKLKMIVKILLTDMHLPSFHLKDVLTTIGEKVCLEVSSCLSLCGSSPFTTDKETVLKGQIQAVASPDDPIRRIMESRILTFLETYLASGHQKPLPTVPGGLSPVQRELEEVAIKFARLVNYNKMVFCPYYDAILSKILVRS from the exons ATGATGGGGACACTGTGTGCACCTGCTCGAGATGAGGAAGTTAAGAAACTAAAGGACATTAAGGAAATAGTGCCCCTTTTCAG agaaatTTTTTCTGTGTTGGACCTAATGAAAGTGGACATGGCCAACTTTGCTATCAGTAGCATCAGGCCTCATCTCATGCAGCAGTCAGTTGAATACGAAAGGAAGAAGTTTCAAGAGATTTTGGAGAGGCAACCaa ATTCCCTGGACTTTGTCACCCAGTGGCTGGAAGAAGCCTCAGAGGACCTTATGACTCAGAAGTATAAACACGCCCTGCCAGTTGGGGGAGCAGCTGCTGGCTCTGGGGACATGCCCAGGCTGAGCCCTGTTGCTGTCCAGAATTACGCTTATCTGAAGCTTCTGAAGTGGGACCACCTCCAGAGGCCGTTCCCCGAA ACAGTTTTAATGGACCAGTCTCGCTTCCACGAGCTCCAGTTGCAGCTGGAACAACTGACCGTCCTGGGGGCTGTGTTGCTGATCACCTTCAGCATGGCAGCCCCAGGAATTTCCAGCCAGGCCGACTTTGCTGAGAAACTCAAGATGATTGTGAAGATTTTGCTAACAGATATGCACCTACC CTCCTTCCATCTGAAGGACGTCCTCACTACCATCGGGGAGAAGGTGTGCCTGGAGGTGAgcagctgcctctccctgtgtggGTCCTCCCCCTTCACCACGGACAAGGAGACCGTGCTCAAGGGCCAGATCCAGGCCGTGGCCAGCCCCGATGACCCCATTCGCAGGATCATGG AATCTCGAATCCTGACCTTCTTAGAAACCTACCTTGCCTCGGGTCATCAGAAGCCATTGCCCACAGTCCCTGGGGGACTCAGTCCAGTTCAGAGAGAGCTGGAGGAAGTTGCTATTAAATTTGCTCGCCTGGTCAACTATAACAAGATGGTCTTCTGTCCCTACTATGATGCAATCCTCAGTAAGATCCTCGTCCGATCCTAA
- the TCP11L1 gene encoding T-complex protein 11-like protein 1 isoform X1: MSENLDKSNVNEAGKSKSNDSEQGLEDAVEGADEALQKAIKSDSSSPQRVQRPHSSPPRFVTVEELLETARGVTNMALAHEIVVNGDFQIKPVELPENSLKKRVKEIVHKAFWDCLSAQLSEDPPAYDHAIKLVGEIKETLLSFLLPGHTRLRNQITEVLDLDLIKQEAENGALDISKLAEFIIGMMGTLCAPARDEEVKKLKDIKEIVPLFREIFSVLDLMKVDMANFAISSIRPHLMQQSVEYERKKFQEILERQPNSLDFVTQWLEEASEDLMTQKYKHALPVGGAAAGSGDMPRLSPVAVQNYAYLKLLKWDHLQRPFPETVLMDQSRFHELQLQLEQLTVLGAVLLITFSMAAPGISSQADFAEKLKMIVKILLTDMHLPSFHLKDVLTTIGEKVCLEVSSCLSLCGSSPFTTDKETVLKGQIQAVASPDDPIRRIMESRILTFLETYLASGHQKPLPTVPGGLSPVQRELEEVAIKFARLVNYNKMVFCPYYDAILSKILVRS; the protein is encoded by the exons ATGTCTGAAAACCTTGACAAGTCCAATGTaaatgaagcaggaaaatcaaAATCCAATGATTCTGAGCAAGGCCTCGAAGATGCTGTGGAAGGTGCTGATGAAGCCTTACAGAAAGCAATAAAGTCAGACTCCTCCAGCCCCCAAAGAGTGCAAAGACCTCACT CTAGTCCTCCTCGCTTTGTGACAGTAGAAGAACTTCTAGAGACAGCGAGAGGCGTCACCAACATGGCTCTAGCCCATGAAATTGTAGTAAATGGAGACTTTCAGATTAAACCAGTTGAATTACCGGAAAACAG CTTGAAGAAGAGAGTAAAGGAGATTGTACATAAAGCGTTTTGGGATTGCTTGAGTGCACAGCTAAGTGAAGACCCCCCAGCGTATGACCATGCTATCAAACTTGTAGGAGAAATCAAAGAG ACTCTCTTATCTTTCTTGCTGCCTGGTCATACTAGACTGAGAAACCAGATAACAGAAGTCTTGGATCTGGATCTGATAAAGCAGGAAGCAGAGAATGGGGCCCTAGACATTTCCAAACTGGCAGAATTCATTATTGGCATGATGGGGACACTGTGTGCACCTGCTCGAGATGAGGAAGTTAAGAAACTAAAGGACATTAAGGAAATAGTGCCCCTTTTCAG agaaatTTTTTCTGTGTTGGACCTAATGAAAGTGGACATGGCCAACTTTGCTATCAGTAGCATCAGGCCTCATCTCATGCAGCAGTCAGTTGAATACGAAAGGAAGAAGTTTCAAGAGATTTTGGAGAGGCAACCaa ATTCCCTGGACTTTGTCACCCAGTGGCTGGAAGAAGCCTCAGAGGACCTTATGACTCAGAAGTATAAACACGCCCTGCCAGTTGGGGGAGCAGCTGCTGGCTCTGGGGACATGCCCAGGCTGAGCCCTGTTGCTGTCCAGAATTACGCTTATCTGAAGCTTCTGAAGTGGGACCACCTCCAGAGGCCGTTCCCCGAA ACAGTTTTAATGGACCAGTCTCGCTTCCACGAGCTCCAGTTGCAGCTGGAACAACTGACCGTCCTGGGGGCTGTGTTGCTGATCACCTTCAGCATGGCAGCCCCAGGAATTTCCAGCCAGGCCGACTTTGCTGAGAAACTCAAGATGATTGTGAAGATTTTGCTAACAGATATGCACCTACC CTCCTTCCATCTGAAGGACGTCCTCACTACCATCGGGGAGAAGGTGTGCCTGGAGGTGAgcagctgcctctccctgtgtggGTCCTCCCCCTTCACCACGGACAAGGAGACCGTGCTCAAGGGCCAGATCCAGGCCGTGGCCAGCCCCGATGACCCCATTCGCAGGATCATGG AATCTCGAATCCTGACCTTCTTAGAAACCTACCTTGCCTCGGGTCATCAGAAGCCATTGCCCACAGTCCCTGGGGGACTCAGTCCAGTTCAGAGAGAGCTGGAGGAAGTTGCTATTAAATTTGCTCGCCTGGTCAACTATAACAAGATGGTCTTCTGTCCCTACTATGATGCAATCCTCAGTAAGATCCTCGTCCGATCCTAA